A stretch of the Desmospora activa DSM 45169 genome encodes the following:
- a CDS encoding GNAT family N-acetyltransferase produces MNWYQKLDSYFPPELMKHPDQMQDMVRETEWYLVEYSETYVVVYGLLPTFTYLDFLWVREDARCMSIGSNIMKRLKARGKPILMEVEPVVEHDPDSGRRATFYLRNGCKPADHIEYLRPTEEGTIVEMDIYHWSPTPTPLEKEIFDLFSTACMKIHNWKWDRYYRFPPADPKKVLKIKGGINRERMVQAVVPSRG; encoded by the coding sequence ATGAACTGGTACCAAAAATTAGATTCGTATTTTCCTCCAGAATTGATGAAACATCCTGATCAAATGCAAGACATGGTACGAGAGACCGAATGGTACTTGGTGGAATATAGCGAAACATATGTCGTTGTTTACGGATTACTCCCCACCTTCACGTATTTAGATTTTCTCTGGGTGAGGGAAGATGCTCGATGTATGAGCATAGGAAGCAACATTATGAAGCGACTGAAGGCAAGAGGAAAACCGATACTCATGGAAGTGGAACCGGTAGTGGAGCATGACCCGGATTCGGGTCGGCGAGCAACTTTCTACCTAAGGAATGGTTGTAAGCCGGCTGACCACATCGAATACCTCCGACCAACAGAAGAAGGCACAATTGTTGAGATGGATATATATCATTGGAGTCCTACTCCAACTCCTCTTGAAAAAGAAATATTCGATTTGTTCAGTACCGCTTGTATGAAAATCCATAATTGGAAATGGGACCGGTATTATCGGTTTCCACCCGCTGATCCTAAAAAAGTATTAAAAATAAAAGGGGGAATCAACCGTGAACGTATGGTCCAAGCAGTGGTCCCATCAAGAGGCTAA